A single genomic interval of Malania oleifera isolate guangnan ecotype guangnan chromosome 13, ASM2987363v1, whole genome shotgun sequence harbors:
- the LOC131146607 gene encoding uncharacterized protein LOC131146607, whose amino-acid sequence MQTSSSPTVPSSLPCPPPHTTLKHSHNFFQPVDRRHLLTSIAISISPFFTSSQPPAAAARGLFQMPPVRLVNRYYLVRAGESEFENLGVINTNPVAKASVDSGLSEKGKKQAVKAAFELKAMGACKDGCWIWPSITQRAYQAAEIIAVVNGINRSYIVPEYSFLDARGLGAYEGKSLDSLSEVYASDSISPNIKPPPIDDGTLNESVADVFVRITQLMSILETQYSGNTVIIVSPDSDNLTILQAGLVGLDLRMHRNLSFGPGEVRFVDPSTIPAYKPRASAVYKCSNPPSCT is encoded by the exons ATGCAAACATCATCTTCCCCAACAGTCCCCTCTTCTCTGCCATGTCCTCCTCCCCATACTACCCTCAAGCATTCCCACAATTTTTTCCAACCCGTTGACCGCCGTCACCTCCTCACCTCCATCGCCATCTCCATTAGTCCCTTCTTCACATCCTCTCAGCCTCCGGCCGCCGCCGCCCGCGGCCTCTTCCAAATGCCGCCGGTTCGCCTCGTCAACCG GTACTACTTGGTGAGGGCCGGGGAGTCTGAATTCGAGAACTTGGGGGTAATTAACACAAACCCAGTTGCGAAGGCGTCTGTCGATAGTGGGTTGTCTGAGAAAGGGAAGAAACAGGCTGTGAAGGCAGCTTTTGAGTTGAAGGCAATGGGGGCGTGCAAAGATGGTTGCTGGATTTGGCCTTCCATTACTCAGAGAGCTTATCAGGCCGCCGAGATCATTGCAGTGGTCAATGGTATCAATCGGAG TTATATAGTCCCTGAGTACAGCTTTCTTGATGCTCGCGGATTGGGAGCTTATGAGGGCAAGAGCTTAGATTCTCTTTCAGAA GTATACGCTTCGGATAGCATTTCTCCGAACATTAAACCTCCTCCAATTGACGATGGAACGCTAAATGAAAGCGTTGCAGATGTGTTTGTTCGCATAACACAACTCATGTCAATTCTTGAGACTCAATACTCTGGGAATACTGTCATTATTGTTTCTCCAGATTCTGACAACTTAACAATCCTACAAGCTGGTTTAGTCGGGCTTGATCTTCGAAT GCATAGAAATCTTTCTTTTGGTCCGGGGGAAGTCAGATTTGTTGACCCTAGTACCATACCTGCTTACAAGCCTCGTGCTTCAGCTGTATATAAGTGTTCGAACCCACCAAGCTGTACATAA